The genomic segment cacatattaaatttacagaatgagctaggatggtatacatcaatttgGCTTAAAATGCTGGTTCGCCTAGACATAAAATGATGTGGTGAGGCAGGAAtttgttactgtaatttttttttattcttcaatcaacaacacggagttaaacatgacaacatcataggaatgcacgcagactgcacagcagtgttgcttaatTATTTGTGTGTAACAACAGTTCTTTGATTAACTTAAGcgcagcatttgcacagttttgacagcgcaATATAAGAGTTACATAtgagtacagttctgaatggaatataagtgtcaattatttttttaagcttctgttttatacatatactatcgccgagttttttgtgtttattttgttttttaattatttccccATGAGCAGAATAAAGGCTGACGCGGCGGATCTGAATTGACGGGCACGAGGAtgacagacaaaatttttatttttcttgtcatcacatcagtctgtatggctgacaagtgaccacacaatcagtggaaatttattgtaatgctatttcccgtttgtctatgacacacttttcaaaatcatgtaaatgggaaatgagaaaaatgatctttgacaggaaatttcACTTATAACAACTAGTCAAAGGATTtgtcaacacataggacacatggtaaatttccagaatgagctatgatgctctacatcaattgtacttaaaatgcTTGTTCGCTCTCTCTGTCGAGCATACTTTTCACAATCATTTCACATGGGAATTGAGATGCATGagcttataaatgtattttcacatgtGTTAACAACTAGTCTAAAGATTTCCCCACACATGAAacacatggaagctcaaaatttgcacattgtatcatcaatgcaagtactttcaaccatggcaaccgcttggccccgccaacgctgcttgcagctttaattgcATTTGTGATCGTTTCATAATCATATTCACTTGGGAGTCATCCGCatacatcatacagttgatatTATGTTTGAAAATCAGGGGCTCTAAAGGTGATATGTAGATATTAAAGAGAATCGCCCAAGCACTGATCCCTGCGGAACTATAAATTCCAGAGTGTGACTGGTAGATTGGGCCCCTTCAATATAAAGTACATGGTGAACTCGGTTCTCTAAGTATGATTTAAACCATGAAAGAGCCAAGCCGGTTATACCGAAACGATACTGCAATCTGTTAAGTAAAATTTGATGATCAATGGTATCAAATGCCGCAGATAGGGCGGAGAAGGACAAGGATGACTTCTTGCTGTCCATCGATAGCTCGAAGTATGTCGTTGTAAACACGAACAATTGCCGTTTCAGTACTATGGTGTTGACGATATGCAGATTGCATCTTTGTATACATATTGTTGTCTTTCAGATGTCGATGAAGCTCAGCAGCAACTACTTTCTCAAGTACTTTGGCCACGAATGGTATATTAGAAAATGGGTGATAGTTCTTAAGTTCTTCTGGGCAAAGTTGGCGGTTTTTAATTATAGGTGTAACCAAGGCAGTTTTCAGTGAATGAGGAACACAACCATTAGCCAATGATGTGTTGATAATTTCTGTGATCAAGGGCAAGAGTGCCTCTACAACACGATTTTACCATCCAGGTTGGTATTGGGTCTAGTTTACAGTGTTTATTTTGTGACCGCATGATGATCTTCCTGATGACATCTGAGGAAACCGGTGTAAATGTTATAAGCTGTTGCTCAAGTGTACAAGGAGAACTGTTGTCAATACTAGTCTGTTTCACCTGTTTATCAAGATCATGTCTCACCTTACGGATCTTATTGTCGAAGAAGTCAGCAAACTTATTTGCAAGTGTTTAAGGAGAGTCAAAAGCTGGTAATAAGCTGCTCTCATTCGATGACAACAATTTGTCAATAATCTTAAATAAACGTTTCTGATCACAACTGGCAATCTTTTCAGAATGATATTTGCACTTGGCTTGCTTGATCATTTTCTGATAGTCCTTACACTTGTCTTTGAACAACTGTTTATCTACCTCTAGTCCAGATGAaatccattttctttcatattGCCTTTTGTTTTGCTTGGCAGCACGGAGATTATCGTTATACCATGGAGCGTTAGGTCTAAGagtaactgtttttgttttcttcggTGCATGCTGATCAAGATAATCTTGCAGTGTATTATTGCAAAGGTCGATGAGAGATGACAATTCACGATTTAGGACTGTAGCAGCGGAATGTGATGAAGAAATGTCTTTGCACATTTTATCAATATCAATAGAATTGAGCTTCCGAAAACACACTGTTTGTTTAGTCGAGTGAACCAATGGTATGGCTAGATTACACGTTACAGCATCATGATCAGATGGAAGACCTCGgtttatatctgtatttgatACCAAACTATCAGTTTGTCGGGATACGATTACGTCTAGAGTGTGGCCGCAACGATGAGTATACTATAGGTTCTGTAATGTGTTGTTGAAGTCCTGATGATTCTAATAATTTCAGGAAAAATGCAGCATCGCAATCATTCGAAACGTCaagatgaaaaattaaaatcaccGACAACTTACCGACGACCATTGGCAGTTACAAGAGTTTCAAGAAGTGTAGAAAATTCGTTGATGTTgctaatttattcttctttgaaGGTGGTGGTCGATAGATTGTAATATGACAAATTGGAATTGATTTCGATTTCACCAAGAGTTCTATGTGTTCAAATTGGATGAGTTGAAATTAAAGgacgtctttttcttttcaactttgaAGCCTTTCCGTAACAGAACACCAACTCCACCACCTTTAGACTTGCGAGGAATGTAATATAAGTCATGGTCTGGCAGAGTATGTCGCAGCTCAGAGAGAGCATGATTGTCACTGGACTCACCAGTCAGCCAAGTCTCAGTTAATGAAATGATGCTGTCAAGGTGGTTGTCTATGACAAGGTCACATAGTGATGACACCTTCTGCCTCACAGCTCGTATGTTCCACaatgcaaatgagatgtacaAAGGTTGACTTTTGTGTTTCAGAAGTGTAATGTTCACCATACTGCCTCGGTGTTGTTGTGTATCTCATTGTCGGCCAATCAGATGTGAGATGTAGGCAGGAAGGCGATGAGAGATCCTAACAGGAATCTGACGTTCTTTGTTCCTTCCTCCGGCACAGCCTCTCTTGGTTGGTCGAGTCATGCATATATTAAACATCTGTAGTCGATTCCAGGTGTTGGGATCAACCCTTGACAATGTTGGGCTAATGAGAACTGCTTTTCTAATGAAGGCATGATGAAATCCAGGTGCTCTTATAATATTGAGAGTTACTTACAGAACAGTctgcaaaaactgcaaaattggtaaaatctgGAGAAATATGGAGAGTCAATCTCTTCTAGCAGGTCCTCTAGAGTCTCCAAAACCCGTAGTGTAAAAATCCTTCAGGAAAACGTTCAGAAAATGGGATAAATCACAGGTAAAACAGGAGAGCTTGTCATCTGCGACAATTCTCAGCATAACATAATTGGCATCCGCTCCTCATCAAAACACAGAAATTGAAAGTACTAGTATATTTTTGTTGAGTGAATACCAGCTATAGTTTAGCAGTCTTTTAGtcagttattttatttgattgTTTGTCTAGGCCAAGTCAACAACAGAACCATGTCTcaattaaaagaaaataaaaaaaaatttaaaaaagtcCTTGAACCAGCCTGAGACTAGCCTGTCATTCTGTAATTGCTATTGGTGATGGTAGTGATGGTGATGAATTCATGATTGCTGTTCGGTATTTCGTCACCTGAAATATATTTGCgggttttaaaataattttttcatgaattcgaTTTTAATAGCCACGGCGACATGTTTTATTCAAGAAATTCTCAGGTACTGAAATCAGGGTCCTGTTTAGCGATGGAGGTGCCACTTTTCTAAATCGTGTGTTGACGTTGTTAAGACTGTCTCGAATTTACGACTGACGTAAAAGGGTAAATCAACATTACCAAGATCAGCCTGTTGACGGTAATTTACTGCATGTTACTCATTTGTAGCCTCATTCAGCATTTTCACTGACCTTGCTTTCCATTCTCTGGAAGGCTAGTTGTGCTTGAATTCGAAGACAAAGCAATCAATACCATACTCTTCTCTGTTAAGGTACTATGCAcctcgaaagagaaagacttaaacttttccccaaactttcctcaaataaactctcaaccattctcttaccaaatcaagaataaaaatagggatCGCCATGCAGTTTtggtatttgaaaaataaattacccaatatttactgatatttgaaaaactgagTTAATAGGGAAAAAtgagattttcgattttcgaaaaactaagacggtgaaaattttcttacttcaagagctttagaatgagccccacaaatggtagattagaaaagaactATAAAAATTTGAGTCAGAGTGTCTGTCCCCGGGCCGCAATCTACCTCAAGCTTAAGGTTAGTACACGGACAGTGTGCGTTTTCTCCTCAAGTAATTCGGCCCATCCTATCAACACGAAACACTGAAACAGTATCGAAACCAATTCCTGCAAAATTGTTGGGGATTTTGTGGCCAACTGTTGCATCTTCCTTTATGTCACATACACACGAGATAAAATGTGTTTCCGACTTCACAAATTTAATCAAGGCGATGTTATGGTGATCGagaagaaatattaaatttattgtaaattttgacctGATACCAGTACATATCAGTGATCAGGCCTACACTATCACCACCTGTTGTTTCAGCAACAAGTTTTGAAAGATCGCTTATGTAAATGTTTTGACgatgacaaaataaaactaatatttaattttttctctttttcaggATAAGAGAAAACGTGCCGAGAAGCACTAGAAACCAATGGTCAGAAAACAACGCAAGGTCAAGGGCGAGAGAAGGCGTTCGTCTGCCTCTCGGAGTCCTCTGGTCGTTGATGGCGCTGCACTAACCACAACCGATAGCGACTCTGACTGCTCGAACTTGTGCTTGCAGATGAAACAACAGACGTGGGATCCCCGTGCGTCCTACGTACGACATAAACTTGACGGCAGATCAAGGTACAAAGTCAAAGGAGCCTATAACAAGAGCAAAGAGGATTATATTCAGATTATTTCTGCAAGAGAAGAAGATAAAACTGAGATATTGTCGCTTCGTCCACCGAAGCCGCTTGTTTTACCGTCTCACAGGAGAAAGGCCGCCCAATCTAGGGTCGACCCTCGCAAGGAACTTTGGGAAGGGTCTTTGGCAAAGTCATCCATTTGGCCTTGTGTTTCTGTTAGCGGGTACGACCTTGAAGAAGTAGACACGCGCAGACTTCAAACTGATCGAAGCCATGACGGGAGACGAACTCCCGAATTAAGTTCAAAATTGTATCCACATGATAATAGACCAAGGATTCAGAAAATGTCCTTGAGTGACCAAATGACCTCAAGTGACCAGCCTTACGTACCGACAAGTTATAGTGATGAAACTAGACGCCATCCTAAGCGCCTAAAGTTAAACGTAAGTTTACCGGCAATCATAGAAAATACCGGTGAACATTCCAGCTGTGAAATTTTGGGACAACAATTTTGCCGAATATGTCATGAAAACGCGTCAAAGCAAGATTTTGCTGAAACGCAACGGCAAGAGTACCCGAATTTAGAAATTACTGAGCTACAACCGTGGGCGTGTTGGACTCCCGCCTTGCGATTTAAACATCTTAAGGAATTGGACTCTCTGGAGAGTAATGTTAGTGCGCCACCTCTCGTCTCACAGAGAAGAGTCATGATGTCTTTGGATTCTACTTATCGTTTATTGAGCAACTTTCAGCGTTATCAAGACGGTGTCCCGTCCGTCAGGAAAAGCAGACTGGGACTAAGTTTTAATCACACGAATAGGAGAAACTCAAGTCGATCTGTTGATAGGATGGAAAGACTGCCAGCAGTGTCGAGATCAAGCTCCTTGATGGACTTGGCATATCTACCAAGAACGCCCTCTGTCGACGACGACCGAGTTCACAGTTCGTCAAGCGGCTACGTTACTATTTCACCGTCGACTCCGTGGAGATCGAATCGGTATAATGTCCATGCCAGTTTTGATGACGACCCGCTACCTGCTCCATTCTCGCCGCTTCGTCAAAATCGTCGACCAATTTATCGCAGAAAGAATTCTTTGAACAGTTTGTGACCGACAGAAGCCCGTCAAAACTGATGACTGCAGTGAAATCCAAGGCAGTGACTCGGACTCCCACCTTCACAATGCAACTTTTATGTGCACATCTGATAAACATTCTTTTACACATTCTCAAAGAGAAATATCCTTGCTTCACAAATATATGATTTATTTCTGAATTTGCAATTAAGTGCATGATAAGATGTACATTGACAAAACCATTATTTTTACGCCGCAGTTAAATTTGTTCGATATTGTAACTAAACCTCACGCCAATTTACATCCGCAGTCATTCTGAAGCCATAAGATTTGACGTCACAAGTACACATTCTAAAAGAATTACTATATTGTCCACTTGTTGTTTGCTCAATTTTTTATTGTCGTTGTTTGAATATTTTCGCTCAGTTTTTTAAAGAACAAAGTTTTAAACCGATAATGCATTTTCTCAGGCATTTTAACCTTACCCCAAAGAGCTGATTTCAATACGTAAGACAGCCCGCAAAAATCGGACATGTGAAGTACACGTTGCAATATGTGGCAACGCAAAGTGGTGTGTATTGACAGAGGGCGGACGTCgccgcgtgtgtgtgtgtgagagagagagagagagagagagagagagagagagagagagagagagagagagagagagagagagagagagagagagagacccgTACTGGTCTGATGTGACGAAACACGCATTGTGTGAAACAAATATGACATCATGACAATACCGCTTGGTTGCGCTGAAGTTGATTGactgataaataaatattttacagatCAAAAAATTAAACGCGCTTAACGCGCATGCCATGCCCTCACAAAAGCAACGAAAAAgtcaaataaaaagtaaaaacattGTTCGTCATCTTAATGAGCTGGGCGAATGGATTTTTGTATTTGATAACTGAATCGCCAGGGTTGCTTTAGACAGGGTCGCTGTTGAAAGGCCACAGTCCTTAGTTTTGAAGTTTCATATTTAATTTACTTTCCTCTACTTTATATCTTGGACATGTTAGTTTGGTTAGCATAGCGATTTGATTCGCTTAATGTTGGGCCgactttgacaaatgtcattgaCATGTATATAGCCACGCCACAATTTCTCGACTGTGATGCAGTGTAAACCCGGGGGTGTACCCCCGTCATATGAAGGTGTACAGGTCATGCCGTccgaatatgcaaatttttctcACATGGGAATGTCCCATGCTATGGGAAGCCCTTTCCATGCAAAAATATATAgtgaacacaattggaactaatttgggatattggatggtgaagtaatgtctatttgatctgcaaatgtaacctcatctgcttttctttataagttacacacttgtttttatgagtaatttataatatcgcaacattcagctataaggcacctaacacttttgagaaatttgaaaaatatgaaaatccaattatcccaaattagttccaatcgtgttaatggtGGGTGACCTACTGAAGACATCCCCAAATTTCTCTAGATGCCGACCGCCCGCGATATGCATGATAATTCAACTTTAGCCTTAGCTAATAACTTGTAAGGATGATTACCTAGGGTCACCCCGGATCATCGACctgttttaaacttttgtttcataaagcTTGTAGTAGACGGCCTTGGCTATTGGTCTGATGTTGACCACACAACTTACCaatggatcaaaattttggagaaTACATATGTAGATATGTTCAATTTAGGCGGCACACCCCTCTATGAAAATATCGGGAGAGACACATCTCaggatgtatacatgtatagcaGGGGTTATCTCATTGCAGGTGGGGGTGGGTGGGCTATATTTTAGGAATGAACAATCAGATCTTGGAAAGGGTTAGTTAGCATACGGTATTTTTTTTGCCTTATAATAAGGTAGTGTGCcactcgaaagtgaaagacttatacttttgctcaaactttccttaatgaatctttcaaccattctcttaccaaatcaaatagAAGCCAGGGGTCACCGTTCAAAGCTTTGTACAGGACGAAAAATATCTACCATTTATAGCAATATCTAACATTCGAAATGTATGTGTACAAATACACATCATTGTATAAACTATATGGGGGAGGACACTTTTTCAAGGTTTCAAAAATTAAGACAGTAATATTTTCTAACTCCCAGAGcttttaaagggatacagtcgtcggaactgcgctcaaaggtcgtatgggacccatacgacccatgaaaacactgtatccaaggtacgatggtgattgatgaaagttaaaacacgtctgttataatctacatagcataatttaaatgttgcagctatgatgatgaggtgcatcaagataccatgcacgaaatacattgtttgtatacaagaaacttgcacaggcgcagttccgacgaccgtttcCCTTTAAAGGAGCCCCAGCAAGtgcagatcagaaaagatttgtgACATCTTTTTTTCCGAGGTCATCCTACCTTAACAAGTGTTGCCATTGTTGTATACAAAGCGTCAATATTATACCTGAATTTCCTCTCGTTACGCACCTGTCAGTCGTACGGTGACATATTCTTTTGCAACTTTTTTAAAAGGCTATAAAATATGAACAATTTTCGATCAGCAATTTTTCACTGCTTTACAGTCTCTCCTGGAGGGTCAACCATTAGATCTCGGGGGGGGGGAGCCAAAAATGGGTTTCCGTAAATTTGTTAATAAAAATTTCCTGCTTCTCTTTGACGATTTTTGAATGAGAGCTGCCAAGTGAAGGGTAAATTCAGAGAAAATATtatggaacacgattggaactaatttgggataattggatagtgaagtaatgtcgatttaatctacaaatgttatctcatctgcttttctttttatatcacacacttgtttttatgagtaatttgcaatattgcgacattcagctatatggcacctaacacttttgagaaatttgcaaaatatgaaaatccaattatccaaaatgaGTTCCAACTGTGTTATGGGTGCTTCGAAAAATTCGAAAAAATTAACAACATACTATTACATGTTAGCCTGACCTCTAAAGATCTCATTGTGTAGAGCTGTATCCGAATTGTCCATTCttgcttttgttgttttgtgACTTACTTTATGACGTGAgattataaataaaacatttaacATATGAAATGACTTTTCAATATGTTGTCGCATAAGTACATTATTTTAGCAATCAGTGCAAGCAACCTGTTGCGACGACCTGCAGCCATGATTCTCTACCTTGAAATAAAGAGGCACCGATAGGGGCAGTGCTTGGGGTATCGGAGGACGGCGAGTTCGAGAACTGGTAAGCTCAGattaacggactcactgtcggaggatggtgagttcgagactctagcacCTTCTCATTGCCCCGTTGCTTAGTGGGtaatgggtacctcatcctgtaagttggctcgcctgttggatgattcAAATTACCGTCAGGAAAAGTTGTCCTTTTCCGGCAATATTATACAGCTGAAGGACTgagccgtgtgagggcgcttttgCCCCAGAAACTAAAACTTCCGCCGGAGTGGTAGAATTTCCCAAAGTGGCTGAATCTTTGACTTTctttcattgaaattgaaataaatcaacTTAATTTGCACATTTCGCTTATATTCAATCATATTATTGACTCTTTCAGACCATACAGCCACCTAGCGATAGAATTTGTGGATGAAAAACATCCACtttggtagaatttaaagagacaaaatcggccatttttcaccatgaattttctttgattggagatactacttatattgtttgacgtgttgaaagatactgaatgaatgggtgaccatgcatatattcgaccctttAATGCAATCAAAAATAACGGTACCACATTCTTTTCAGAAGGCATTTTTCCACGAAACATTCCGGCATCAGTTCAACGTATTTCCAAAGTAAGTCGTTCCCAAAATCGGTAAAAGATGCCATTTGTAAAACTCTACTACTCCAGTGAACTTATTAGCTTGTACCTTAATTCATCCCATGTCAACCAAAAGTTGAGACATTTTcttattgttttcttttctatttGTGATCTTCTAAACCTTTTTAAATGTTGGAGGAGGATTTCTCcgattttgttcatttttcagGCGGACTACTGTGTAAGAAAGGTACCACTCGAGTTGAAGTTTTCCGACCTTCAGCAATGCTTATTCATTGACAGATTAAGTTTTGAAAAATGCGTGAGAGTTTAATAGTTTTATGCCCCGAAAGAAGTGTACGCGTGAGCCTCAGGAAATGATGTCCTATTCCGTGCAATATTATCAATCATAAGGAAACAgtcgtgtgagggcgctctgcATGTCGGAAAACTAGAACTCAGGTACAACTTACCAAGCCGACTATGGGCAACTACTCCAATGGTTTCGTAGCTAAATGTCTTCTAAAATGATGAAAGCAACACTCAAAGTTTTTGACTGCATTAAAGTTTACTTACCTGTGGAAGCCTTTGATCCAAATATTGACCTATTAAGTGGTTTTATGTCGGAaaagggtcaaatatatgcttGACATGATCAGAaagtttatttgaaattcaagagaAAAAACGAAAATATTCGGCCGATTTTAGAACCTTTGACCGCTCCGGAGGACCATTTTTTGGCCAGTTTGCCAAAAGACGCCATCACACGGCCGAGTAGTCGACTCTGCTTACTTCAGGGGCCAGCGTTTTCCGAAGCTATCTCTTCGCCTGTATTTACACATACCTAAGACGTGATTTGAAGGTATAGCGTACCGGATACATGTTTATCAGGTATAGGGTACCGTAGTTTTTAAACAATGGAAGTTCCCCATACATggttttctctagtacaaacattcacacggtgaccccaaatttttattcttgatttggacggagtatggttgaaattttccttgaggaaagcttgagcaaaagttgaagtctttaattgaggctcatactaccttaaagtttacctgCCTCTGGATCTGCAGTTCGAATTCGAACTATCGGTAAACCGTAGATAATTGGTAATTTCTCcggtaaaaaaaattgcaagccgacccccgatttttagtacatacatacaggtacATAACACAAttgcatgtatgtgtacataATGAACATCTGTATATACATGGATGCTTACAACAGCAGCTGGAGGTTCTGTACATGGGCAAAGGCCCCTGTAAGTCTTAGGGCATTCACTGTTtatcgaatcacaagtgactgtgatgaatacatacatgcatacattagtatgcacatttgcatacataaattcatacatattacatacatacatacatacacacttacatacatatcattacatacatacatacatacatacatacatacatacattaaacaTACGATAATAtggtatacatacacatacacacattaaGGCAGACAAAGGACAATCAGGGATCTTTTGTCTTTAAGTCTAGTATttaatatttacacaaaaaaaGACAGATTACACTTAatatgtacatgcactgacaatATTTTAACACAACAGACATTAtgtattcaatattcaataaattAAAGACCAATTTAAGAAATTAACCAATGTGCACAGATTTTAAACACAAATGATAAGTTTTCTTGGAGTTTGGAAAACAAGTACAACACTCAATAAAAAGAGACGTAATAATTGTttaaaattacaagaaaaaatTGCTCAATGTTGAAGgtcataattttaattttttcattggaAATTTACATACTTCGGCATTCATAGCAATATTGTCGCTTTTGTGTCATTGTTCACTGCAATATTTCCTCATACATTAGAATAATTTAAACATGCaaatacatttgcataatgtcagAGGTCAACATCGGCAACCATTTTGTATACAACCTGAAAGTTattacagtgaaatttgatTGCTGTTAATTTCATAGGAGTTGCAACATTTTATCTGAAATGCtacgaaaaaagaaaaaaactataaaatttgatacattttaaaggcttgaaacttttaaaatgcaAGATACTTCCACATTCTACATTTATGTCAACTCTGCACTTGCACTGAAAGTTTACAAACATAACAATTTCACACAATCTCTAGGTTGTGTTACTCAACTGCTTTTTACCAAAGGCAAGATCGCACCTCTGACTTCTTCAAAAAACATAATGAAGACACGTCTATTCATACAGACAGTAAACATTTAACTTGGCCAACACAAACAAACTTGCATTCATGCATTTGGCTCttcttttaaagttttattttgctttgtaaGCTTTTTTGCTGTGCTGCATAGTGTCAAGCTTCAGAATCTAAATTTCTTTGTTGCCATTGTGCATAAAAAAAGcacattttcatcaaatttatggCGAACATTCTTGTTGTCAGTTCTTGTCAGGACAAACACTTTTC from the Ptychodera flava strain L36383 chromosome 2, AS_Pfla_20210202, whole genome shotgun sequence genome contains:
- the LOC139121702 gene encoding uncharacterized protein; this encodes MVRKQRKVKGERRRSSASRSPLVVDGAALTTTDSDSDCSNLCLQMKQQTWDPRASYVRHKLDGRSRYKVKGAYNKSKEDYIQIISAREEDKTEILSLRPPKPLVLPSHRRKAAQSRVDPRKELWEGSLAKSSIWPCVSVSGYDLEEVDTRRLQTDRSHDGRRTPELSSKLYPHDNRPRIQKMSLSDQMTSSDQPYVPTSYSDETRRHPKRLKLNVSLPAIIENTGEHSSCEILGQQFCRICHENASKQDFAETQRQEYPNLEITELQPWACWTPALRFKHLKELDSLESNVSAPPLVSQRRVMMSLDSTYRLLSNFQRYQDGVPSVRKSRLGLSFNHTNRRNSSRSVDRMERLPAVSRSSSLMDLAYLPRTPSVDDDRVHSSSSGYVTISPSTPWRSNRYNVHASFDDDPLPAPFSPLRQNRRPIYRRKNSLNSL